A single window of Fischerella sp. PCC 9605 DNA harbors:
- the purE gene encoding 5-(carboxyamino)imidazole ribonucleotide mutase produces the protein MTQPLIGIIMGSDSDLPTMQGAIAVCEDFGVAVEVAIVSAHRTPERMVEYAKSAHERGIKVIIAGAGGAAHLPGMVASLTPLPVIGVPVPSRHLQGTDSLYSIVQMPAGIPVATVAIGNATNAGLLAVQILATQQPELLEKVQQYRQNLRETVMTKQAKLEQLGYEQYLKQM, from the coding sequence ATGACTCAACCTCTTATTGGCATTATCATGGGCAGCGATTCCGATTTACCTACCATGCAAGGTGCGATCGCAGTTTGTGAAGATTTTGGCGTTGCTGTTGAAGTAGCGATCGTTAGCGCCCATCGTACCCCAGAACGCATGGTGGAATATGCCAAGTCTGCTCACGAGCGTGGTATCAAGGTAATTATTGCTGGTGCAGGTGGTGCTGCCCATCTTCCAGGTATGGTTGCATCTCTAACACCGCTTCCTGTCATTGGTGTTCCCGTACCCAGCCGTCATTTACAAGGTACTGATTCTTTGTATTCAATTGTACAAATGCCTGCGGGTATTCCAGTTGCAACAGTAGCGATCGGCAATGCCACAAATGCTGGACTTTTGGCAGTGCAAATTCTTGCTACTCAGCAGCCGGAATTGCTGGAAAAAGTGCAACAGTATCGTCAAAATCTACGCGAAACGGTAATGACAAAGCAAGCAAAGCTGGAACAACTGGGCTATGAACAATATTTAAAGCAGATGTAA
- the nagA gene encoding N-acetylglucosamine-6-phosphate deacetylase produces MTEVTSSTISYPIDIVNARVPGYKDLQMLLVSRQGTIEQILPMSTVFKRVPPPDLQVLDVGGDRISLGGVDLQINGALGLAFPELQAENSHLLPKICEFLWNMGVDAFLPTLVTTSVENIQRSLAVIAEFMANGRELGSWGDRENHHPITPSINTAKILGVHLEGPFLNFQKRGAHPAEYLLPLTIDEIKRVLGNYAHVVKIITLAPELDVTGEVIPYLRSLGITVSLGHSQATATQAQRAFELGATMVTHAFNAMPPLHHREPGLLGAAITNPEVMCGFIADGQHVSPTMLDILLRASYSPLKKGKKGEVGLFLVSDALAPLGLPDGIYPWDSRQIEVKNGTARLLDGTLSGTTLPLLVGVQNLVKWGICDVEMAIALATEAPRKAIGLSGIASGACATQLLRWHFDKSTQELTWQRIIGGRGITIMNYEL; encoded by the coding sequence ATGACTGAAGTAACATCAAGCACAATCTCCTACCCTATAGATATTGTTAACGCGCGAGTGCCGGGTTACAAGGATTTGCAGATGCTGTTGGTTAGCCGTCAAGGCACAATCGAGCAAATCTTGCCAATGAGTACGGTTTTCAAAAGAGTTCCACCACCAGATTTGCAAGTGTTGGATGTGGGGGGCGATCGCATTTCCTTGGGTGGTGTTGATTTGCAGATTAACGGCGCATTAGGTTTAGCATTTCCCGAATTGCAAGCAGAAAATTCTCACCTATTGCCAAAAATATGCGAATTTTTGTGGAATATGGGGGTAGATGCTTTTTTACCGACTTTGGTGACAACTTCGGTGGAAAATATTCAGCGATCGCTTGCTGTGATTGCTGAGTTTATGGCAAACGGTAGGGAGTTGGGGAGTTGGGGAGATAGGGAGAACCATCACCCCATCACCCCATCAATCAATACTGCCAAAATACTGGGAGTGCACTTAGAAGGGCCATTCTTAAATTTTCAAAAGCGCGGCGCACATCCAGCCGAGTATCTGTTACCTCTGACAATAGATGAAATTAAGCGGGTTTTAGGGAATTATGCTCATGTTGTTAAAATCATCACCCTTGCGCCGGAGTTAGATGTCACTGGAGAAGTAATTCCCTACTTGCGTTCCTTGGGTATTACCGTCAGTTTAGGACATTCACAAGCAACAGCAACCCAAGCGCAACGTGCCTTTGAGTTGGGTGCAACAATGGTGACTCATGCTTTTAATGCCATGCCACCATTACATCACCGCGAACCAGGATTATTAGGGGCAGCAATTACCAATCCTGAGGTGATGTGTGGTTTTATAGCTGATGGGCAACACGTTTCCCCAACGATGCTAGATATATTGCTACGTGCCAGCTATTCCCCTCTTAAAAAAGGGAAAAAAGGGGAGGTGGGGCTTTTTCTGGTTAGTGATGCCTTAGCACCTTTGGGACTACCCGATGGCATTTATCCTTGGGACAGTCGGCAAATAGAAGTAAAAAACGGGACAGCACGACTGTTGGATGGGACTTTATCGGGGACAACTTTACCTTTATTGGTGGGAGTGCAAAATTTAGTCAAGTGGGGAATATGTGATGTGGAAATGGCGATCGCACTCGCTACAGAAGCACCAAGAAAGGCGATCGGTTTATCAGGTATAGCCTCTGGTGCTTGTGCTACTCAATTATTGCGCTGGCACTTTGATAAATCTACCCAAGAACTAACTTGGCAAAGAATAATAGGGGGAAGAGGCATAACAATTATGAATTATGAATTATGA
- the bchM gene encoding magnesium protoporphyrin IX methyltransferase, with amino-acid sequence MNAADDKTIVKDYFNSTGFDRWRRIYGDGEVNKVQLDIRNGHQQTVDTVLSWLKADNNLAELSICDAGCGVGSLSIPLAEAGAKVYASDISEKMVEEGKQRASQTLPNPENLTFAVQDLETLSGSYHTVICLDVLIHYPQEKADEMISHLCSLAQSRLILSFAPKTCALTILKKIGSFFPGPSKATRAYLHRETDVAKILERNGFVLQRQAMTRTRFYFSRLLEATRK; translated from the coding sequence ATGAACGCAGCCGACGATAAAACCATTGTTAAAGATTATTTCAATTCCACAGGTTTTGACCGCTGGAGACGTATATACGGTGATGGTGAAGTTAACAAAGTCCAGCTAGACATCCGCAATGGACATCAGCAAACTGTGGATACAGTGCTAAGTTGGCTGAAAGCAGATAATAACTTAGCAGAATTATCCATCTGCGATGCTGGGTGTGGTGTGGGTAGTCTCAGCATCCCTCTAGCAGAAGCAGGAGCAAAAGTTTATGCTAGCGATATTTCAGAGAAAATGGTGGAGGAAGGCAAACAAAGAGCTTCTCAAACCTTGCCAAATCCAGAAAATCTCACTTTTGCAGTGCAAGATTTAGAAACGTTAAGCGGTAGCTACCATACGGTTATTTGTCTGGATGTTCTCATCCACTATCCCCAAGAAAAAGCAGATGAGATGATTTCTCACCTCTGTTCTTTGGCACAGTCGCGGCTAATTCTCAGTTTTGCCCCCAAAACCTGTGCTTTAACGATACTAAAGAAAATTGGCAGTTTCTTTCCGGGGCCAAGTAAAGCGACTCGCGCCTACTTGCATCGTGAGACTGATGTGGCAAAAATCCTGGAAAGAAACGGTTTTGTATTGCAACGACAAGCGATGACGCGTACTCGTTTTTATTTCTCTCGTTTACTGGAAGCTACTCGCAAGTGA
- a CDS encoding DUF423 domain-containing protein encodes MTQIFLSLAAILGGLSVAAGAFASHALRERMSERSLEIFETGARYQMYHALALLIVALLLSRLESPPPSLLASGWLFIIGIAIFSGSLYALSLTGIKYLGAITPVGGAAFIAGWGALAFAAWNLKY; translated from the coding sequence ATGACGCAGATTTTTTTGAGCTTAGCAGCTATCTTAGGTGGTCTTTCTGTTGCCGCAGGTGCTTTTGCTTCCCATGCCTTACGAGAAAGAATGAGTGAGCGATCGCTAGAAATTTTTGAAACAGGCGCTCGTTACCAAATGTATCATGCTCTAGCACTGTTAATTGTGGCACTATTACTAAGTCGGCTCGAATCTCCGCCACCTAGCTTGCTAGCAAGTGGGTGGTTATTCATTATTGGCATTGCAATTTTTTCAGGCAGCTTATATGCTCTGAGTTTAACTGGTATTAAATATTTAGGAGCCATTACACCAGTAGGAGGAGCAGCCTTTATTGCGGGTTGGGGTGCTTTAGCATTTGCCGCTTGGAATTTGAAGTATTAA
- a CDS encoding microviridin/marinostatin family tricyclic proteinase inhibitor has protein sequence MSNSKKQDLNLSVVPFFARYLEGQLCEDLSSEEMEKITGGSEVVTMRYPSDNEDSNPVPMPPSYPTQPNQPINWNLPSYPHFSIPIPPFCRKRK, from the coding sequence ATGTCTAATAGCAAAAAGCAAGATTTGAATTTATCAGTAGTGCCATTCTTTGCCCGCTACTTAGAAGGACAATTATGTGAGGACTTGTCTTCGGAAGAAATGGAAAAAATCACAGGCGGTAGTGAAGTCGTGACAATGAGGTATCCTTCAGATAATGAGGATAGCAATCCTGTTCCTATGCCACCGAGTTATCCCACACAACCGAATCAACCTATAAACTGGAATCTCCCATCATACCCACATTTCTCAATTCCCATACCGCCTTTTTGTAGGAAAAGAAAATGA
- a CDS encoding MvdD family ATP-grasp ribosomal peptide maturase yields the protein MTILIITHSRDNESIPLVMQAIANQGGKAFRFDTDRFPTEVQLEVYYSQGCERQILIDGDEQLDLSQVRAVWYRRIAIGARIPKTMDLQLRQASIGESRVTIMGMIASIKGFHLDPVPNIRRAENKQLQLQVARELGIDTPRTLITNNPQAVRQFAQECKQGIIAKMLSSFVIYDEQGRDNVVFTNAVAPEDLENLDGLRFCPMTFQEQVPKTLELRTTIVGKRVFTAAVDSQAFEKARDDWRRKGIALLDAWQPYQLPEDVEAKLLKLMAEFGLNYGAIDIILTPDGRHVFLEVNPVGEFFWLERCPGLPISQAIAEVLLTQE from the coding sequence ATGACAATTTTAATAATTACCCATAGCCGCGATAATGAGAGTATTCCTCTAGTCATGCAAGCGATCGCAAATCAAGGAGGAAAAGCCTTTCGTTTTGACACAGATCGATTTCCTACAGAAGTACAGTTGGAAGTCTACTACAGCCAGGGATGCGAAAGACAAATTCTCATCGACGGCGATGAGCAATTAGATTTGAGTCAGGTGCGTGCAGTATGGTATCGTCGCATTGCGATCGGAGCAAGAATTCCCAAAACTATGGACTTGCAATTGCGACAAGCATCAATTGGTGAATCTCGCGTCACCATTATGGGGATGATTGCCAGTATCAAAGGGTTTCACCTCGACCCCGTGCCAAATATTCGCCGCGCTGAAAATAAGCAACTCCAACTGCAAGTAGCACGGGAATTAGGTATTGACACACCGCGTACTCTGATTACAAACAATCCTCAAGCAGTCAGACAATTTGCCCAGGAATGCAAACAGGGCATAATTGCAAAAATGCTCTCTTCTTTCGTCATCTATGATGAGCAAGGACGAGATAACGTTGTCTTTACAAATGCAGTTGCACCCGAAGATCTAGAAAATCTTGATGGACTGCGTTTTTGCCCGATGACATTTCAAGAGCAAGTCCCCAAGACGCTAGAGTTGCGGACAACTATTGTGGGAAAGCGCGTGTTTACTGCTGCGGTTGATTCTCAGGCTTTTGAAAAAGCTCGTGATGACTGGCGACGAAAGGGAATTGCCTTACTCGACGCTTGGCAACCCTACCAACTACCTGAGGATGTAGAAGCAAAACTTCTCAAATTAATGGCTGAATTCGGCTTGAACTATGGAGCAATTGATATTATTTTGACGCCCGACGGACGGCATGTATTTTTAGAAGTCAACCCCGTCGGGGAATTTTTTTGGTTAGAACGCTGTCCGGGTTTACCAATTTCCCAGGCAATTGCGGAAGTTTTATTGACTCAAGAATAA
- a CDS encoding AAA-like domain-containing protein has translation MLLIVPGILPRSPLGNRMNLELDNYYQWRECLRADAPSYVERSADQELLEKLKIGEYCYVLNASQMGKSSLMLRTKHKLEQQGFACAAISLKTMSQVYTTYNSWYEGLFNDLANQFKLSEQFNCKLWWDQQKDTSLNKLLNFIDTILLTEINHNKIVILFDEIDIIFRVRFRVDDFFTFISTCYQRRTVKSAYNRLNFALFGVAALSALNTKLNIIGRTIELTGFKLSETKPLAYGLQLAKKVKHPKNVLKEILKWTGGQPYLTQIICGLVIKSKLYIHKDREVEKIATLVNRHVIDSWETKDTHTHLENIQLVLLRNNPSKFRRLSLYQKILQEGEVGINYCSENSPEQIELQLSGVVVKEQENLKLFNQIYKHIFNEEWVSKNLAEIPLLYHEKLSNWLASQEQDESQLLYGQELEKVWKWAKEKNLTEQERNFLLKSQLFDAVTKVRLCSINNYESVVQAVFSWTRGEKKLNDLILELAKFHQLPAAGSEAIWVDNLVRSHILDNWQTHIANHPIAEFRHQLLLVHIEKLKMVAEKDKINIAKIFQEWMPELEQKSSRLYSHLIEEILLWTKPNLYLLETLCQLICDSQTPIPTNREAEYIQQLVQTHWIRQWETQPETQPIREISDRLLKNPNCDPFRLLIRYRQILREELLLEDDCQEDEELLKIKLVDKINGNLRVANFTYEHIFNLSWINQSLTNISRPYEPKKFINWLDSRQKDKSQLLTGEELEKTKAWADTNKDLLTDKERDFITWSIIANF, from the coding sequence GTGTTGCTAATTGTACCAGGAATACTACCGCGATCGCCATTAGGTAACAGAATGAACTTAGAGCTAGATAACTATTATCAATGGAGAGAGTGCCTGAGGGCTGATGCACCTAGCTATGTTGAGCGATCGGCAGATCAAGAACTTTTAGAGAAGTTGAAAATAGGAGAGTATTGTTATGTGTTAAATGCCAGTCAGATGGGTAAATCTAGCTTAATGCTGCGGACAAAACACAAGCTAGAACAACAAGGATTTGCCTGTGCTGCTATTAGTCTAAAAACCATGAGTCAAGTTTATACTACTTATAATAGCTGGTATGAAGGATTATTTAATGATTTAGCTAATCAATTCAAACTTTCGGAACAATTTAATTGTAAACTTTGGTGGGATCAACAAAAAGATACGTCTTTAAACAAGCTATTAAATTTCATTGACACAATATTATTGACAGAAATAAATCACAACAAAATAGTAATTTTATTTGACGAAATAGATATTATTTTTAGAGTTAGATTTAGAGTAGATGATTTTTTTACTTTTATCAGCACTTGTTACCAACGTCGCACGGTAAAATCAGCATACAATCGTCTCAACTTTGCCCTATTTGGAGTGGCAGCCCTATCTGCCCTCAATACTAAATTAAATATTATTGGTAGGACAATTGAATTAACTGGCTTTAAACTTTCCGAGACTAAACCTTTAGCCTATGGTTTGCAGTTGGCGAAAAAAGTTAAACACCCTAAAAATGTTTTGAAAGAAATTTTAAAATGGACTGGTGGTCAACCCTATCTCACTCAAATAATTTGCGGCTTAGTGATTAAATCTAAATTATATATTCATAAGGATCGGGAAGTAGAGAAAATCGCTACGCTCGTGAATAGACATGTGATTGATAGTTGGGAAACAAAAGATACTCATACACATCTAGAGAATATCCAACTTGTTCTGCTTAGAAATAATCCAAGTAAATTCAGACGGCTAAGTTTGTATCAAAAAATTTTGCAGGAGGGAGAAGTAGGAATTAATTATTGTTCAGAAAATAGTCCAGAACAAATAGAGTTGCAGTTATCAGGTGTGGTAGTTAAAGAGCAAGAAAATTTAAAGTTGTTTAATCAAATTTATAAACATATTTTTAATGAAGAATGGGTGAGCAAGAATTTAGCAGAGATACCTCTGCTTTATCACGAAAAACTCTCAAATTGGTTGGCGTCCCAAGAACAAGATGAATCTCAACTTTTATATGGACAAGAATTGGAAAAAGTATGGAAATGGGCAAAAGAAAAAAACTTGACTGAACAAGAGCGAAATTTCTTGTTAAAAAGCCAATTGTTTGACGCCGTTACCAAAGTGCGTTTATGTAGTATCAATAATTATGAATCTGTCGTTCAAGCTGTTTTCTCATGGACTAGAGGAGAAAAAAAGCTGAATGACCTAATTTTGGAACTAGCAAAGTTTCATCAACTTCCAGCCGCAGGAAGTGAGGCGATCTGGGTTGATAACTTGGTGCGATCGCATATTCTAGACAATTGGCAAACTCATATTGCAAATCACCCTATTGCTGAGTTTCGCCATCAGCTTTTATTAGTTCATATAGAAAAATTAAAAATGGTTGCAGAAAAAGATAAGATAAATATTGCTAAAATATTCCAGGAATGGATGCCTGAATTAGAGCAAAAATCTAGCCGTCTTTATAGCCATCTCATTGAAGAAATTCTTTTATGGACAAAACCTAATCTTTATCTTTTAGAAACACTTTGTCAGCTGATATGTGATTCGCAAACCCCTATACCCACCAATCGTGAAGCAGAATATATCCAGCAACTAGTACAAACCCACTGGATTAGGCAATGGGAAACTCAACCAGAGACTCAACCGATTAGAGAAATAAGCGATCGCCTCCTCAAAAATCCAAATTGCGATCCTTTTAGGCTACTGATCCGGTATCGGCAAATTTTACGCGAAGAACTATTACTAGAAGATGATTGTCAAGAAGATGAAGAGCTACTAAAAATCAAGCTAGTAGACAAAATTAATGGTAATCTAAGAGTTGCAAATTTTACTTATGAGCACATATTTAATCTTAGCTGGATTAACCAATCCCTAACAAATATATCACGACCTTATGAACCGAAAAAATTTATTAATTGGTTAGATTCTCGGCAGAAAGACAAATCACAATTACTCACCGGAGAAGAATTAGAAAAAACTAAAGCTTGGGCAGATACAAACAAAGATTTATTAACAGATAAAGAACGAGATTTTATTACCTGGAGTATAATAGCAAATTTTTAA
- a CDS encoding ammonium transporter — MEAAIAQVPNTKQELSSIWLLIAGALVFFMNAGFALLETGFCRYNNATNVLAKNLVVFCVATLAFWLFGFGFMLGDGYYNCSGEVEQKFLSFFGRIGFAFQLPFPQHSNDLAFPNGFTCLQADWANHSFASLFFFQLVFAGTAATIVSGAVVERVKFWAFFLFSFFLVGILYPLSGHWIWSHYGWLKQALLFRDFAGSTVVHTVGGTAALVGAWLLKPRWGRFNYDPRPDIELNQLSEQEPPTNISEEAFTRPSNLGYATLGCLILWLGWLGFNGGSTTNLEYVPHIIATTTIAGATGGTMAIICSPAIVGKPSLSSIINGILGGLVGITASSAYVDMTRGAFIGFISGFVVILGGKVLEKLKIDDPAGAIPVHLFCGGWGTIAVGLFSQPESLVYNTQPFFHNNPFIQTGYQLLGWLIVCGVTLITSLIVWISVGLFLYGWEHSMKQNQSIMLKGNWWEKITKLARKGIRVSSKEEKVGSDGFFYKL, encoded by the coding sequence GTGGAAGCTGCAATAGCGCAAGTTCCCAACACAAAACAAGAATTAAGTTCCATCTGGCTGTTGATTGCAGGCGCTTTAGTCTTTTTTATGAATGCTGGCTTTGCCCTTTTAGAAACTGGCTTCTGTAGATACAACAACGCTACCAATGTCTTAGCCAAAAATCTCGTTGTTTTTTGTGTGGCGACATTAGCTTTCTGGCTCTTTGGTTTTGGATTTATGTTAGGAGATGGATACTATAACTGTTCGGGAGAAGTAGAGCAGAAATTTTTGAGTTTCTTCGGTCGAATAGGTTTTGCCTTTCAATTACCGTTTCCGCAACATTCTAATGATTTGGCTTTTCCGAATGGATTTACTTGCTTACAAGCAGATTGGGCAAATCACTCCTTTGCATCTCTATTTTTCTTTCAATTAGTTTTCGCTGGAACTGCTGCCACAATTGTATCTGGGGCAGTTGTTGAACGTGTAAAATTCTGGGCATTTTTTCTTTTCAGCTTTTTCCTTGTAGGAATTTTGTATCCTTTAAGCGGCCATTGGATTTGGTCACACTATGGTTGGCTTAAACAAGCTCTGCTATTTAGAGACTTTGCCGGTTCGACAGTTGTTCATACTGTGGGTGGAACGGCTGCGTTGGTGGGAGCTTGGCTACTGAAGCCGCGATGGGGCCGCTTTAACTACGATCCTCGCCCAGATATCGAACTAAATCAACTTTCTGAACAAGAACCTCCAACAAATATTTCAGAAGAAGCTTTCACTCGTCCTAGTAACCTTGGTTATGCAACTCTTGGTTGCCTAATTTTGTGGTTAGGATGGCTAGGCTTTAATGGTGGTTCAACAACTAATTTAGAATACGTACCCCACATCATTGCCACAACTACAATTGCAGGCGCGACAGGTGGGACTATGGCTATTATCTGTAGTCCAGCTATTGTTGGTAAACCTAGCTTATCCTCAATCATCAATGGGATTTTAGGAGGTTTGGTAGGAATTACAGCCTCTTCTGCTTATGTAGATATGACAAGAGGAGCTTTCATCGGTTTTATCAGTGGGTTCGTGGTTATTCTAGGGGGAAAAGTTTTAGAAAAGCTGAAAATTGACGATCCAGCAGGTGCGATTCCTGTTCACCTTTTCTGTGGTGGTTGGGGAACTATTGCTGTAGGTCTTTTTAGTCAACCAGAATCTCTTGTATATAACACCCAGCCTTTCTTTCATAATAATCCTTTTATCCAGACAGGCTACCAACTTCTAGGTTGGTTAATTGTTTGCGGCGTTACATTGATTACAAGTCTAATAGTTTGGATTAGTGTTGGTTTATTTCTATATGGTTGGGAACATTCAATGAAACAAAATCAGTCTATCATGCTGAAAGGGAATTGGTGGGAAAAGATAACTAAATTAGCAAGAAAAGGAATCAGAGTATCATCCAAGGAAGAGAAAGTAGGTAGCGATGGATTTTTTTACAAACTGTAG
- the egtC gene encoding ergothioneine biosynthesis protein EgtC — MCRLLAYLGSPVSLEPLLYEPEHSLVVQSYQPREMLSGVVNADGFGVGWYHVQKDTKPFIYKNTFPIWNDINLSSLSRYVESGCVLSYVRSATPGQALDFSNCQPFQYQRLLFTHNGRIDKFRQTLYLPIRKLLSDEIYRWVSGSTDSEHIFALLLSQLQTNPGKTLEQALHTILLKLVDMAQSYQTYISANVVIGDGDRLIASRFSSTSPAPSLYWTANDPTFPNAVIIASEPLFAGNWTPCPENSIISVGADCDIRIEQI, encoded by the coding sequence ATGTGTCGTTTATTAGCTTACCTCGGTTCACCAGTTTCTCTAGAACCTCTGTTGTACGAACCAGAACACTCGCTGGTAGTCCAAAGCTATCAACCCCGCGAAATGCTGTCTGGGGTTGTTAACGCTGATGGCTTTGGTGTAGGTTGGTATCATGTTCAAAAAGATACCAAACCTTTTATTTACAAAAACACGTTTCCGATTTGGAATGATATCAATTTATCTAGTCTCAGCCGCTATGTGGAGTCTGGGTGTGTGCTTTCCTACGTTCGCAGTGCTACACCGGGACAGGCGCTGGATTTTAGTAACTGCCAGCCATTTCAATATCAACGTCTGTTATTCACTCACAATGGTCGCATTGACAAATTTCGGCAGACACTATACCTACCAATTCGCAAACTTCTAAGTGATGAAATTTATCGGTGGGTTAGTGGAAGCACTGATTCAGAACATATTTTTGCTTTGCTGTTGTCTCAGTTGCAAACAAACCCAGGCAAAACTCTGGAGCAGGCTTTACACACAATATTGCTAAAACTGGTAGATATGGCGCAAAGTTACCAAACCTACATATCCGCCAACGTAGTGATCGGCGATGGCGATCGCCTCATCGCTTCTCGCTTTAGCAGCACTTCACCTGCTCCTTCTCTTTACTGGACAGCTAACGATCCAACTTTCCCCAATGCCGTCATTATTGCCTCAGAACCTCTGTTTGCAGGTAATTGGACTCCTTGCCCAGAAAACAGCATTATCAGTGTGGGAGCTGACTGTGATATTAGAATTGAGCAAATCTAG
- the egtB gene encoding ergothioneine biosynthesis protein EgtB, with protein MILELSKSSFKQAISRAFIQCRTKTLALFEGIDEATFCRQAHPDFSPVGWHLGHIAYTESLWLLEHNAGLPCMFPQYRKLFAANGLPKCDRVKLPKPKEIRYYLDTVREKVLNYLEVADLETQEPLWRFLIQHESQHSEIITFVLELVKSQESRVKSCTDVPWHVCTESKVKSQKSRVKSQESNLVTLDSAKQVEMIQIPADEFEMGNNSADALDNERPAHCVYLDAYHIDRYPVTCGQYRTFMTAGGYENSQWWSAAGWEWLQTEKVTQPLYWRDEPAWDNHPVCGVSWYEAEAYARFVGKRLPTEAEWEKAASWDAKVNRCRIYPWGDEEPTPKYCNYDTNMGKTAAVDTYPAGQSAYGLYDTLGNVWEWTATWFDSYEGFQYYPYIGYSQVYFDHQHRVLKGGSWATRPWALRCSFRNWYHPGVRQILAGFRCVR; from the coding sequence GTGATATTAGAATTGAGCAAATCTAGTTTCAAACAGGCAATTTCTCGCGCCTTTATTCAATGTCGTACTAAAACTCTCGCCTTGTTTGAGGGCATAGATGAAGCTACCTTTTGCCGTCAAGCTCATCCTGACTTTAGTCCTGTTGGTTGGCACTTGGGGCATATTGCTTACACTGAGTCTTTGTGGCTACTAGAGCATAATGCAGGCTTACCCTGTATGTTTCCCCAATACCGCAAGCTATTCGCGGCTAATGGTTTGCCTAAATGCGATCGCGTCAAATTACCCAAACCAAAAGAAATTCGTTATTACCTAGACACAGTCAGAGAAAAAGTGCTGAATTATTTAGAAGTAGCTGATTTAGAAACACAAGAACCTCTTTGGCGCTTTTTAATTCAGCACGAAAGCCAGCACAGCGAGATTATTACCTTTGTGTTGGAATTAGTCAAAAGTCAAGAGTCAAGAGTCAAGAGTTGTACAGACGTGCCATGGCACGTCTGTACAGAGTCAAAAGTCAAGAGTCAAAAGTCAAGAGTCAAAAGTCAAGAGTCAAATTTAGTTACTTTGGACTCTGCGAAGCAGGTAGAGATGATCCAAATCCCTGCTGATGAATTTGAGATGGGTAATAACTCGGCAGATGCCTTAGATAACGAGCGCCCAGCCCATTGCGTATATCTGGATGCTTACCATATTGACCGTTACCCTGTGACTTGTGGGCAATATCGAACATTTATGACAGCAGGGGGTTATGAAAATTCGCAGTGGTGGTCAGCAGCAGGTTGGGAATGGCTGCAAACAGAAAAAGTGACCCAACCCCTCTACTGGCGTGATGAGCCAGCCTGGGATAATCACCCAGTTTGCGGTGTTAGTTGGTATGAAGCAGAAGCCTATGCTCGGTTTGTAGGAAAACGCTTACCTACAGAAGCCGAGTGGGAGAAAGCAGCGAGTTGGGATGCAAAAGTTAATCGTTGCCGCATCTATCCTTGGGGAGATGAAGAACCAACACCCAAATATTGCAACTACGATACCAACATGGGCAAGACAGCAGCAGTAGATACTTACCCTGCTGGACAAAGCGCCTATGGTTTGTACGATACTTTAGGCAATGTCTGGGAGTGGACAGCTACCTGGTTTGATAGCTATGAAGGCTTTCAGTATTACCCTTACATTGGGTACTCGCAGGTTTATTTTGACCATCAACATCGTGTTTTAAAAGGTGGTAGTTGGGCAACTCGTCCTTGGGCGCTACGATGTAGTTTTCGCAATTGGTATCATCCTGGTGTGCGCCAGATTTTAGCGGGGTTTCGTTGTGTTCGATAG